A portion of the Mycoplasma sp. (ex Biomphalaria glabrata) genome contains these proteins:
- a CDS encoding YitT family protein — MNKRNEVSAVNKSSKKRKFNVRNNPFLFYLNRPRLNGYFNVYRVIGMLVASILFFISYRFFLQNIIFPRNPIAGGVTGISFVIGQFFRDPNTNALVVYASAMIINIPFLIFAWIKLGKRFTFYTSIYLVIQLIIQIIFSLNPSFNDIFDKAQIFEISSSNSDSLNLLFYMGYAIISGIIFGIGQVIVYNVGASSAGFDIISYYLSLNRGKPIGRMNITCNSFVIVGGLIVTAIQNPNFLNIVDKLILTILYQLVTYGVVDRYFPKQKKIYVQIFTNKIDVVERVIQESNTRFTYTKLEAIGGHSREKQSILIMVMTLYESSILVPNIQEHLPDCFITISKMENVYGHFTPYTLD; from the coding sequence ATGAATAAACGTAATGAAGTTAGTGCAGTTAATAAATCAAGTAAAAAAAGAAAATTTAATGTTCGTAATAATCCATTTTTATTTTATTTAAACCGACCAAGATTAAATGGTTACTTTAATGTTTATAGAGTTATTGGAATGTTGGTAGCTTCAATTTTATTTTTTATTTCTTACCGATTTTTTTTACAAAATATTATCTTTCCAAGAAACCCGATTGCCGGGGGTGTTACTGGTATATCTTTTGTTATTGGGCAATTTTTTAGAGATCCAAATACCAATGCTTTAGTAGTGTATGCTTCTGCTATGATTATTAATATCCCTTTTTTGATCTTTGCTTGAATTAAGTTAGGTAAAAGGTTTACATTTTACACATCAATTTACCTAGTAATTCAATTGATTATTCAAATCATATTCTCTTTAAATCCTTCATTTAACGATATTTTTGATAAAGCGCAAATTTTTGAAATTTCTTCAAGCAATTCTGATTCGCTAAATTTATTGTTTTATATGGGTTATGCAATTATTTCTGGAATTATTTTTGGGATAGGACAAGTTATTGTTTACAATGTTGGTGCTAGTTCAGCTGGTTTTGATATTATTTCTTATTATCTTTCGCTAAATAGAGGAAAACCTATTGGTAGAATGAACATTACTTGTAATTCATTTGTTATTGTTGGTGGGTTGATTGTGACAGCTATTCAAAATCCTAATTTTCTAAACATAGTGGATAAATTAATTTTAACAATATTGTACCAATTAGTTACATATGGCGTTGTTGACCGTTATTTTCCGAAACAAAAGAAAATATATGTTCAAATTTTTACTAATAAAATCGATGTAGTGGAACGAGTTATTCAAGAATCTAATACTCGTTTTACTTACACAAAATTGGAAGCAATTGGTGGTCACTCACGTGAAAAACAATCTATTTTAATTATGGTAATGACTCTATACGAATCTTCGATTTTAGTTCCAAATATTCAAGAACACTTGCCAGATTGTTTTATTACAATCTCTAAGATGGAAAATGTTTATGGACATTTCACGCCATACACACTAGATTAA
- a CDS encoding CNNM domain-containing protein, whose protein sequence is MNSLSIISLVAFSILVLYGAFSCAAENAISSFNLANARVLAKKNPKYKKKLRKVTLIIANYNFYITCSILGNNLAGILATAIMTSFSIAHFPDRPLASSLLIGGTTILLLVQEIIPKIFVREIPEKFLFNFWAFIAFNRIILFLPASLVDWSVKGKIKTHKKVTEKHLVEWITLSEKEGSIEASEGLLARNALAWDDKKIHDFVIPIKDAVTLNNKMKFPQIIKTLRESQYSRYPLISLKDGEPIGIILARDFYENYYENDSHVSLSNIATKPIRINIDLSLKEAFEIMRENHQHMLIVQDYRKKAIGIITFEDAVEMLFGKIYDEKDRPNIVEYGDEEFKIASNTKLIHLFNEHFKDNKIPKTNMKTLFSWITEYNHGKKPKSNQSFIYENIRFTYINDEKKNYFNAEFLQDEYFKKSI, encoded by the coding sequence ATGAATTCACTATCCATTATTTCATTAGTGGCTTTCTCGATTTTAGTATTATATGGTGCTTTTTCTTGTGCAGCTGAAAATGCCATTTCTTCTTTCAATTTAGCTAATGCTCGTGTATTAGCTAAGAAAAATCCTAAATATAAAAAGAAGTTGCGCAAAGTCACATTAATTATTGCTAATTACAACTTTTACATTACATGCTCAATACTTGGAAATAATTTAGCAGGAATTTTAGCAACTGCAATAATGACATCTTTTTCAATAGCGCATTTCCCCGATCGACCATTAGCATCATCTTTATTAATTGGGGGAACAACGATATTACTTCTAGTTCAAGAAATCATTCCAAAAATTTTTGTTCGTGAAATTCCGGAAAAATTTTTATTTAATTTTTGAGCATTTATTGCTTTTAATAGAATTATTTTATTTTTACCGGCTTCACTTGTGGATTGAAGTGTAAAGGGAAAAATTAAAACACATAAAAAAGTTACCGAAAAACATCTTGTTGAATGAATTACTCTTTCAGAAAAAGAAGGTTCTATTGAGGCTTCTGAAGGGTTATTAGCTAGAAATGCGTTAGCATGAGATGATAAGAAAATTCATGATTTTGTTATTCCTATAAAAGATGCAGTGACATTGAATAACAAAATGAAGTTCCCACAGATAATTAAAACTTTAAGAGAATCTCAATATTCACGCTACCCTTTAATTTCCTTGAAAGACGGAGAACCGATTGGAATTATTTTAGCTAGAGATTTTTATGAAAACTACTATGAAAATGATTCACATGTCTCATTAAGTAATATTGCTACAAAGCCGATTAGAATAAATATTGATCTTTCTTTAAAAGAAGCATTTGAAATTATGAGAGAAAATCACCAACATATGTTAATTGTTCAAGATTATCGCAAAAAAGCTATTGGCATTATTACATTCGAAGATGCTGTAGAGATGCTTTTTGGAAAAATATACGATGAGAAGGATCGTCCTAATATTGTTGAGTATGGTGATGAAGAATTTAAAATTGCTTCAAATACTAAATTAATTCATTTATTTAATGAACATTTTAAAGATAATAAAATTCCTAAAACAAACATGAAAACATTATTTTCTTGAATAACCGAATATAATCATGGTAAAAAACCTAAATCAAATCAATCATTTATATATGAAAATATTCGTTTTACATATATAAATGATGAAAAAAAGAATTATTTTAATGCTGAGTTTTTACAAGATGAATACTTCAAAAAATCAATATAA
- a CDS encoding non-canonical purine NTP pyrophosphatase produces the protein MNILFATSNKNKIKEVEHIWNQHINLLASPVKLDFLDASLGVVLDKEQAEKLDIPDEVGDTYEENSRIKAVHYGTLLNVPVISEDSGLEVEILGNIPGVHTATWNKHKTQTQRNKEIVEMVNMKSITDRQAKYICVLTFYDPARDFIKQFRGEVTGFIAQKPSNGRNGFGFDPIFYFPQLEATFAELTTAQKSLHSHRSKTFIEFIEWYSKNYQKKLEKDTILAESEESEK, from the coding sequence ATGAATATTTTATTCGCGACAAGTAATAAAAATAAAATTAAAGAAGTGGAACATATTTGAAATCAACACATTAATTTGTTGGCATCACCAGTAAAATTGGATTTTTTGGATGCGTCACTAGGAGTGGTTTTAGATAAGGAACAAGCAGAAAAGTTAGATATTCCAGATGAAGTTGGTGACACGTACGAAGAAAATTCTCGTATTAAAGCGGTTCATTATGGAACACTACTAAATGTACCTGTAATTTCAGAAGATAGTGGATTAGAGGTTGAAATTTTAGGGAATATCCCAGGCGTGCATACAGCAACATGAAATAAACACAAAACTCAAACACAGAGAAATAAAGAAATAGTGGAAATGGTTAATATGAAAAGTATTACCGATCGACAAGCAAAGTACATTTGCGTTTTAACTTTTTACGATCCAGCAAGAGATTTTATTAAACAATTTCGTGGAGAAGTAACTGGTTTTATTGCGCAAAAACCGTCTAATGGCAGAAATGGTTTTGGTTTTGATCCAATATTTTATTTTCCACAATTAGAGGCAACTTTTGCAGAGTTAACTACTGCGCAAAAATCTTTACATTCTCATAGATCTAAAACTTTTATTGAATTTATTGAATGATATAGTAAAAACTATCAAAAAAAATTAGAAAAAGACACAATCTTAGCTGAGTCAGAAGAATCAGAAAAATAA
- the rmuC gene encoding DNA recombination protein RmuC, with amino-acid sequence MSTFEIIIVVVLILFILLISFLIIKLGNNKNTFTPSAIIPNNQNELNEIHKSLGVLSNTSNNINRVIDNLNKELQKSINQSDAQTKNILEKTSENAATLSKLDRIFHDKQRRGRFGELLLENILETIFEQSQNTTSTPFKFQGKIGTKIADAVIEIGNGLGPVAIDSKFISNVTDWDQRDVTDDEFKKAVKARILETAKYLNEGKESAIISIMFIPSESYYVRICSSQELLDYARKQFVVLSSPTTLFAILDLIRRTTEAYNVKKNIKKFQQHLEELNQHHKTFDERFDKLKDNINKTVDLQGQLQITYDKIQKSVRNLANFEE; translated from the coding sequence ATGTCAACATTCGAAATAATTATTGTAGTTGTTTTAATATTATTTATTTTATTAATTAGTTTTTTAATTATCAAACTTGGAAATAATAAAAATACATTTACCCCTTCAGCTATTATTCCTAATAATCAAAATGAATTAAATGAAATCCATAAATCTTTAGGGGTTTTGAGTAATACATCTAATAATATAAATAGGGTCATCGATAACTTAAATAAGGAATTGCAAAAAAGTATAAATCAATCAGATGCACAAACAAAAAACATCTTAGAAAAAACTAGTGAAAATGCCGCAACTTTAAGTAAATTAGACCGTATTTTTCACGATAAACAAAGGCGAGGGCGTTTTGGCGAATTATTGTTGGAAAATATTTTAGAAACAATATTTGAACAAAGTCAAAATACAACTTCAACACCTTTTAAATTTCAAGGTAAAATTGGAACAAAAATTGCGGATGCGGTTATCGAGATAGGAAACGGTCTTGGACCTGTTGCTATTGATAGTAAATTTATTTCCAATGTAACTGACTGAGATCAACGTGACGTTACAGATGATGAATTTAAAAAAGCAGTTAAAGCTCGCATACTTGAAACTGCCAAATATTTAAATGAAGGTAAGGAAAGCGCTATTATTTCTATTATGTTTATTCCTTCTGAATCATATTATGTAAGAATATGTTCTAGTCAGGAATTGTTGGATTATGCAAGAAAACAATTTGTTGTATTGTCATCTCCAACAACATTATTCGCAATATTAGACTTAATTCGTCGAACAACTGAAGCATATAATGTCAAAAAGAATATCAAAAAATTTCAACAACATTTGGAAGAGCTAAATCAACACCATAAAACTTTTGATGAAAGATTTGATAAATTGAAAGATAATATTAATAAAACTGTGGACCTGCAAGGACAATTACAAATTACATATGATAAAATACAAAAGAGTGTTCGAAATTTAGCCAATTTTGAGGAATAA